A region of Moorena producens PAL-8-15-08-1 DNA encodes the following proteins:
- a CDS encoding Uma2 family endonuclease: protein MVKIAAIPETENLQIELPRSIGLSITLEQFVELEAANRDLRLERTAKGELIVNPPTGWETGNRNGRINQQLFNWADVDGTGIAFDSSTGFTLPNGAIRSPDASWVSQKRWQTLTDEQLVTFPNICPDFVVELRSSSDTLKSLQDKMVEYMENGAKLGWLINPQQRQVDVYRPGLTVERLDNPVELSGEEVLPGFLLDLHRVWD, encoded by the coding sequence ATGGTAAAGATAGCCGCTATACCTGAAACTGAGAACCTACAGATTGAGTTACCTAGAAGTATAGGATTGTCCATTACTTTAGAACAGTTTGTTGAACTCGAAGCCGCGAATCGAGATTTAAGACTTGAAAGAACAGCTAAAGGAGAATTAATTGTGAATCCACCCACGGGCTGGGAAACGGGAAACCGTAACGGTAGAATTAACCAGCAACTATTTAATTGGGCTGATGTGGATGGTACTGGAATAGCTTTTGACTCCTCTACAGGCTTTACGTTACCTAATGGTGCAATACGTTCTCCAGATGCATCCTGGGTCAGTCAAAAACGCTGGCAAACATTAACAGATGAACAGCTAGTAACGTTTCCCAATATTTGTCCTGATTTTGTAGTGGAGTTACGATCTAGTTCAGACACTCTGAAATCTTTGCAAGACAAGATGGTTGAGTATATGGAAAATGGTGCTAAATTAGGCTGGTTAATCAATCCCCAACAACGCCAGGTGGACGTTTATCGACCGGGGTTAACAGTAGAAAGATTAGATAATCCTGTTGAATTGTCTGGTGAAGAGGTTTTACCAGGTTTTTTGTTGGATTTGCATCGGGTTTGGGATTGA
- a CDS encoding DUF29 family protein, giving the protein MTQELIDLRISILEGRYADALAIVDELEQMSKRATLHQIESYLNKALINLIKNQVEERLANSWAASIRDFIREIQKLNLKDNQKSYTINADQWQSLIDNELEAAISTASVEVLNGAYTPVQLSKLVDRAQLRQTTQDLLALTYLHSKKDLPLFINDYLTKLPGGSYWNQDIQL; this is encoded by the coding sequence ATGACTCAGGAATTAATCGATCTCAGAATAAGTATCCTAGAGGGACGCTACGCAGATGCCTTAGCAATTGTAGATGAGTTGGAACAGATGAGTAAACGCGCAACTCTGCATCAGATTGAATCCTATTTAAACAAGGCATTGATTAACTTGATTAAAAACCAAGTAGAGGAGCGTTTGGCAAATTCTTGGGCAGCTTCAATTCGTGATTTCATTCGGGAAATCCAAAAACTGAATCTCAAAGATAACCAAAAATCCTATACTATCAATGCTGATCAATGGCAGTCATTGATAGACAATGAACTAGAGGCAGCAATTTCCACGGCGAGTGTGGAGGTTCTCAATGGTGCCTATACTCCAGTTCAACTTTCAAAACTAGTAGATAGAGCTCAGCTGAGGCAAACAACTCAAGATTTGCTGGCCTTGACATACCTCCATTCAAAAAAGGATTTACCTTTATTTATTAATGACTATTTAACTAAATTACCAGGAGGTTCTTATTGGAACCAAGATATACAACTATAA